A part of Streptomyces sp. NBC_01497 genomic DNA contains:
- a CDS encoding LPFR motif small protein: protein MFTAIADVFRTVGSAVATVVTLPFRLVARLFGGAADSAHGRH from the coding sequence GTGTTCACAGCAATCGCGGACGTTTTCCGCACGGTGGGCAGCGCCGTGGCAACCGTGGTGACCCTGCCCTTCCGTCTCGTCGCTCGTCTCTTCGGTGGCGCCGCGGATTCCGCGCACGGGCGCCACTGA
- a CDS encoding GNAT family N-acetyltransferase, with translation MDDLYLRLADESDLTALVRLRDDAARWMLARGITGQWHPGELDEDHFHDVMARGGEVWLGEAGGRVAGAWELWWEDGEAWGPQPPVAGYVHRLMVDRHSAPPGTGRLLLRAAERRVAASGRVFVRLDCLAGNARLNAYYAADGYRVVGHKASKPQPGGAPKSFTLFEKPLRADRAGHDTASATRP, from the coding sequence GTGGATGATCTGTACCTCCGCCTCGCGGACGAATCCGACCTCACCGCACTCGTTCGTCTGCGCGACGACGCGGCCCGATGGATGCTCGCCCGGGGCATCACCGGCCAGTGGCACCCCGGTGAGCTGGACGAGGACCACTTCCACGACGTCATGGCCAGGGGCGGCGAGGTCTGGCTCGGCGAGGCCGGCGGGCGCGTGGCCGGTGCCTGGGAGCTGTGGTGGGAGGACGGCGAGGCGTGGGGGCCGCAGCCACCGGTCGCGGGCTACGTGCACCGACTGATGGTGGACCGCCACAGCGCCCCGCCGGGGACCGGGCGCCTGCTGCTCCGCGCCGCGGAACGCCGTGTGGCGGCCTCGGGGCGGGTGTTCGTACGGCTGGACTGCCTCGCGGGCAACGCCCGCCTGAACGCGTACTACGCGGCGGACGGCTACCGCGTCGTCGGCCACAAGGCGAGCAAGCCGCAGCCGGGCGGCGCGCCCAAGTCGTTCACCCTGTTCGAGAAGCCTCTGCGCGCGGACCGGGCCGGACACGACACGGCGTCAGCGACACGTCCCTGA
- a CDS encoding TIGR03557 family F420-dependent LLM class oxidoreductase: MTAYGYFLSSEEFGPHELIDQARMAEAAGFEALAISDHFHPWNDEQGQSSFVWSMIGALSQVTSLPVTTLVTCPTVRMHPAINAQAAATAAVLTGGRFRFGIGTGEALNEHILGDAWPEAPERMDMLEEAVEVIRKLFSGEQTTHHGEHYTVQNARLYTRPDEPPPLYVSGFGPRAAALAGRIGDGFVTMSPDASLVEQFRRAGGGTKPVIGGLKVCWDIDRARAAKTVHRLWPNDQLPGELAQLLPTPEHFQQASTLVTEDMVRQAVVCGDAVDDHVDSVGAYGDAGFDEVYVNQIGPDQKQFFDFYRTEVLPGLRARAATR; encoded by the coding sequence ATGACCGCCTATGGATACTTCCTGTCGTCGGAGGAGTTCGGTCCGCACGAACTGATCGATCAGGCCCGCATGGCCGAAGCGGCGGGGTTCGAGGCGCTCGCCATCTCCGACCACTTCCACCCCTGGAACGACGAACAAGGCCAGAGCTCCTTCGTATGGTCGATGATCGGCGCGTTGTCGCAGGTGACGTCGCTGCCTGTCACCACGCTCGTGACCTGCCCCACAGTGCGGATGCATCCCGCTATCAACGCCCAGGCGGCGGCTACCGCGGCGGTTCTCACCGGGGGGCGCTTCCGGTTCGGGATCGGCACGGGGGAGGCGCTCAACGAACACATCCTCGGTGACGCGTGGCCCGAGGCGCCGGAGCGGATGGACATGCTGGAAGAGGCCGTGGAGGTCATCAGGAAGCTGTTCTCCGGCGAACAGACCACGCACCACGGCGAGCACTACACCGTCCAGAACGCGCGCCTGTACACACGGCCCGACGAACCGCCGCCCCTGTACGTGTCGGGCTTCGGTCCTCGCGCGGCGGCGCTCGCGGGCCGGATCGGGGACGGGTTCGTGACGATGTCGCCCGACGCGTCGCTGGTCGAGCAGTTCCGGCGGGCGGGCGGAGGCACCAAGCCGGTGATCGGCGGGCTCAAGGTCTGCTGGGACATCGATCGCGCCCGTGCGGCCAAAACGGTGCACCGCCTGTGGCCAAACGATCAACTTCCGGGTGAACTCGCACAGTTGCTGCCAACTCCCGAGCATTTCCAGCAGGCGTCCACCCTGGTCACCGAGGACATGGTCCGCCAGGCCGTGGTCTGCGGCGACGCGGTCGACGACCATGTGGACTCGGTCGGGGCGTACGGGGACGCGGGGTTCGACGAGGTCTACGTCAACCAGATCGGCCCCGACCAGAAGCAGTTCTTCGATTTCTACCGCACCGAGGTGCTGCCGGGCCTGCGCGCACGTGCCGCGACCCGCTGA
- the dps gene encoding DNA starvation/stationary phase protection protein Dps: protein MAQNQTPRYTVPGISVEQAGEIISTLQTRLHALNDLHLTLKHVHWNVVGPHFIAVHEMLDPQVDQVRDMADDVAERMAALGGVAQGTPGALVAGRTWEDYSVGRADAIAHLGALDLVYTGVVEDVRKAIEEVGRIDTATEDLLIGQLRALEQFQWFVRAHLETSGGTLSTAGARTEEAAARQAG from the coding sequence GTGGCCCAGAACCAGACCCCCCGCTACACCGTCCCCGGCATCAGCGTCGAACAGGCGGGCGAGATCATCAGCACGCTGCAGACACGTCTGCACGCGCTCAACGACCTCCATCTCACTCTGAAGCACGTCCACTGGAATGTGGTGGGACCCCACTTCATCGCCGTGCACGAGATGCTCGACCCCCAGGTCGACCAGGTGCGCGACATGGCCGACGACGTGGCCGAGCGGATGGCCGCCCTCGGCGGGGTCGCGCAGGGCACGCCCGGCGCGCTCGTCGCCGGACGCACGTGGGAGGACTACAGCGTGGGCAGGGCCGACGCCATCGCCCACCTCGGTGCTCTGGACCTCGTCTACACGGGCGTCGTCGAGGATGTCAGGAAGGCCATTGAGGAAGTCGGCCGCATCGACACCGCCACGGAGGATCTCCTCATCGGGCAGCTGCGCGCCCTGGAACAGTTCCAGTGGTTCGTGCGCGCACACCTTGAGACATCGGGCGGAACGCTGAGCACCGCCGGTGCGCGGACCGAGGAAGCCGCGGCGCGGCAGGCCGGCTGA
- a CDS encoding PaaX family transcriptional regulator gives MTTAHNRPDTDALTSTAQPRQLIVTVYGLYARMDGGWLSVASIIDLLGDLGVDSAAVRSSISRLKRRGVLQAERRDAAGYALSAEGLAILREGDQRIFRRERASVGDGWLLAVFSVPENERSKRHLLRSRLGRLGFGTAAPGVWIAPAHLRDTTIETLRGLGLDGYADLFRADHLAFGNVREKVRQWWDLDELEALYATFLTEHTPALRRWNGYRGVPDGHTAFVDYVRLLTDWRHLPYLDPGLPEELLPEGWHGIRAADLFFTLRERLEKAAREFVEHTVRAQHERSR, from the coding sequence GTGACGACCGCACACAACCGACCCGACACCGATGCCCTGACCAGCACCGCCCAGCCCCGGCAGCTCATCGTGACCGTGTACGGCCTGTACGCGCGCATGGACGGCGGCTGGCTGTCGGTCGCCTCGATCATCGATCTCCTCGGGGACCTGGGGGTCGACAGCGCGGCAGTCCGTTCCTCGATCTCGCGCCTGAAACGCCGCGGTGTCCTGCAGGCCGAACGCCGTGACGCGGCAGGCTACGCGCTGTCGGCGGAAGGGCTCGCCATTCTGCGCGAGGGGGATCAGCGGATCTTCCGGCGCGAGCGGGCCTCGGTCGGCGACGGCTGGCTCCTCGCGGTGTTCTCCGTACCGGAGAACGAGCGCAGCAAGCGCCATCTCCTGCGCTCCCGGCTCGGCCGCCTCGGCTTCGGGACGGCCGCACCGGGCGTGTGGATCGCCCCCGCCCACCTCCGCGACACCACGATCGAGACCCTGCGGGGCCTGGGACTCGACGGCTACGCGGACCTGTTCCGCGCCGACCACCTGGCCTTCGGGAACGTACGGGAGAAGGTGCGGCAGTGGTGGGACCTGGACGAACTCGAAGCCCTTTACGCGACCTTCCTCACGGAGCACACACCGGCGCTGCGGCGCTGGAACGGGTACCGGGGTGTCCCTGACGGGCACACCGCCTTCGTCGACTACGTGCGCCTGCTGACGGACTGGCGCCATCTGCCCTACCTCGACCCCGGGCTGCCCGAGGAACTCCTGCCCGAGGGCTGGCACGGCATCCGCGCGGCCGACCTGTTCTTCACCCTCAGGGAACGCCTGGAGAAAGCCGCGCGGGAGTTCGTGGAACACACCGTCAGGGCCCAGCACGAGCGCAGCCGCTGA
- a CDS encoding DUF2267 domain-containing protein, whose translation MRYDAFIGQVQAVAALPNRGSAARATSAVLRTLAERLPDGTADHLFAQLPADLVAEIEGPQVPRRGGGKRHKGGPAAERFDLPTFSGRVAWRGRVSDDTATRYVSTVFEVLDAAVAPELMDKVADALPRDIGQLLPAARIDDPLD comes from the coding sequence ATGCGGTACGACGCATTCATCGGACAGGTCCAGGCGGTCGCGGCACTTCCGAACCGGGGTTCGGCCGCGCGCGCCACGAGCGCCGTTCTCCGCACGCTCGCCGAACGGCTGCCGGACGGAACCGCCGACCACCTCTTCGCACAGCTCCCCGCCGACCTCGTGGCGGAGATCGAGGGCCCGCAGGTGCCGCGCCGCGGGGGAGGCAAGCGTCACAAGGGCGGTCCCGCGGCCGAGCGGTTCGACCTGCCGACGTTCAGCGGTCGTGTTGCCTGGCGCGGGCGCGTGTCCGACGACACCGCGACCCGGTACGTGAGCACCGTCTTCGAGGTGCTTGATGCCGCCGTGGCGCCCGAGCTCATGGACAAGGTTGCGGACGCCCTTCCCCGGGACATCGGACAACTGCTGCCCGCGGCTCGGATCGACGACCCCCTGGACTGA
- a CDS encoding cysteine hydrolase family protein, with protein sequence MGKTAVIVIDMINTYEHADADLLLPSAQETVPAVTRLIDRARTQDIPVIYVNDNFGEWRSHHGEILEEALSGGHADLVEPLAPDERSLFVVKARHSIFYETPLAYLLTQLGVDRVVLSGQVTEQCVLYSALDAHIRRLGVVVPRDAVAHIHRDLADAALRMMERNMAAEITTADRVALSP encoded by the coding sequence ATGGGAAAGACAGCAGTGATCGTCATCGACATGATCAACACCTACGAGCATGCCGACGCGGACCTGCTGCTGCCCTCCGCTCAGGAGACCGTGCCGGCGGTGACCCGGCTCATCGACCGGGCGAGGACGCAGGACATCCCTGTCATCTACGTCAATGACAACTTCGGGGAGTGGCGTTCGCACCACGGCGAGATCCTCGAAGAGGCGCTGTCCGGCGGGCACGCGGACCTGGTCGAGCCCCTCGCTCCCGACGAACGCTCGCTGTTCGTGGTCAAGGCCCGGCATTCGATCTTCTACGAGACGCCGCTCGCGTATCTGCTGACCCAGCTCGGAGTGGACCGGGTCGTGCTGAGCGGCCAGGTGACCGAGCAGTGTGTGCTGTACTCGGCGCTCGATGCCCACATCCGCCGTCTCGGCGTCGTCGTGCCGCGGGACGCGGTGGCACATATCCACCGGGACCTGGCCGATGCGGCGTTGCGCATGATGGAACGGAACATGGCGGCCGAGATCACGACCGCCGACAGGGTCGCGTTGTCCCCCTGA
- a CDS encoding plasmid stabilization protein gives MPAGSNRKRERQYEHVKEGAEKRGTPEGRAKEIAARTVNKERARSGEAKTASRTSTRDPKSASERGGQRSHSGPGGPTRDQLYEEARRKNVDGRSSMNKEQLRKAVGR, from the coding sequence ATGCCCGCAGGATCGAACCGCAAGCGTGAGCGGCAGTACGAGCACGTCAAGGAGGGCGCCGAGAAGCGCGGCACCCCCGAGGGCCGGGCGAAGGAGATCGCCGCGCGCACGGTCAACAAGGAGCGTGCCCGGTCCGGAGAGGCGAAGACGGCGAGCAGGACGTCCACCCGCGATCCGAAGTCCGCCTCCGAGCGGGGTGGCCAGCGCTCGCACAGCGGGCCGGGCGGCCCCACCAGGGACCAGCTCTACGAAGAGGCCCGGAGGAAGAACGTCGACGGCCGTTCGTCGATGAACAAGGAGCAGCTGCGCAAGGCAGTGGGGCGCTGA
- a CDS encoding peptidase inhibitor family I36 protein has product MKDGPDTMRITRAAAVGVAAAGLVGMGLAAAPVASAAPAAAPARDCSSGFACLYYNSSSNGYGAVFATAANISDYNIWYFSAGKNGSSGAGVVVKNNAAYVDNRSDQTYRVYYNSGYSCAVACQDIPAEGGANLNASLKNNNASGKFL; this is encoded by the coding sequence ATGAAGGACGGACCTGACACCATGCGCATCACCAGAGCGGCCGCGGTCGGCGTCGCCGCCGCAGGACTTGTCGGAATGGGACTGGCCGCCGCGCCGGTCGCGTCGGCCGCACCGGCCGCCGCGCCCGCCAGGGACTGCAGCAGCGGCTTCGCGTGCCTCTACTACAACTCCTCGTCGAACGGGTACGGGGCGGTCTTCGCCACCGCGGCGAACATCTCCGACTACAACATCTGGTACTTCTCCGCGGGCAAGAACGGAAGCAGCGGCGCCGGCGTCGTCGTGAAGAACAACGCGGCGTACGTGGACAACCGGAGCGACCAGACCTACCGCGTCTACTACAACAGCGGCTACAGCTGTGCGGTGGCGTGCCAGGACATCCCCGCCGAGGGCGGTGCGAACCTGAACGCCTCGCTGAAGAACAACAACGCGTCCGGCAAGTTCCTGTGA